The Gloeobacter morelensis MG652769 genome contains the following window.
CCTCCGAACGCTTTCGGGTTTACACCAGTGCCGACTGGCGGGGTGTCGAGTTGGGGGGCGTGCTCAAAAACGTGATCGCCATCGCCGCCGGGGTCAGCGACGGCCTGGGCCTGGGCGCCAACGCCAAGGCCGCCCTGATTACCCGCGGTCTGGCTGAGATGATCCGGGTAGGCACCCACTGGGGAGGGCTTGCCGAGACTTTTTACGGTCTGTCGGGGCTGGGCGATTTGCTCACCACCTGCAACAGTCCCCTGAGCCGCAACTACCAGGTAGGCTTTGGCCTGGGCAAAGGCCAACCTCTAGAAGCGGTCCTTGAGCATCTTCAAGGGACCGCCGAGGGGGTTGCGACCGCCGCCATCCTCGCCGAATACGCCCGGCGCAGCGCGCTCGAAGTGCCGATTACTGAGCAAGTCTGCGCCGTGCTCGACGGTCTGCGCCCCCCCACCGAGGCGCTCGCAGCCCTGATGACTCGCCGATTGCGCGAAGAGGGCGGTGGTTAGGAAATACATTCAACCGAAATCTACAAATGTCTCCCGCTCCGGAACAATTGCTGGCTTTTTTCTTGCGATGCCGGGAACTGACCGAACGCTACAATCGCCCTATCGAGGTCATTGTGATCGACAGCGACGATAGCATTTGCATTACCGCCGGGTACAGCCAAAGGCAAACTGGTCCGAAAGATACGGTGTACATCGAAATTACTCCCCAAGGGCAGGTGACGCTCTATGGAACACGAGAAGATGACTGACAAGGAACTTTACGAATACGTAAAGTCACATCGCAACGACACCAATGCCTGGGAAGCTTTTCGGATGCGTATGCACGAAAGGCCCAGCATCACGTTGCCCCCGGGGGATAACACTCCCCTCTCCAGGGTCTGGGAAGCTTTGCACTCATTGAAATCCCAATCCGAAGAGTCTCACTGATGTGATGCCCCATCCTCCCCAGTATGCTGATGAAGCATTGATGAACGGGGATGGGCTGTTGACTGGCTCGCTGCTATTGCGCGACGTGCGCATGGTCCTTGACGACGGCTCGCTCTATGCGGGCGACCTGCTTTGCCAGGGCGGTCTTATCCAGGCGATGGACCGCGCTTTGAATAGTCCCACCGACCGGGTGATCGACGGCGGGGGGCGGGTGCTGCTGCCGGGGGTGATCGACCCGCAGGTGCACTTTCGCGAGCCGGGCAAAGAATACAAAGAAGATTTGCAAACCGGCTCCTGGGCCTGCGCCCGCGGTGGGGTGACCTCGTTTTTAGAGATGCCCAATACTTCGCCCCCCACGACCACCGTCGAGCGGCTCGAAGACAAACTGGCGCGCGCAGCAAGTAAGTGCGTGGTCAACTACGGATTTTTCGCGGGCGCCACCGCCGACAATATCGAGGCGTTGCAACAATCGGCGGGCCTCAGTTGCGGCGTCAAGATCTTCATGGGCGCTTCCACAGGCGATCTCCTCGTAGACGATCCGGTGGCCCTTGAGCGCATCTTCAAGGAAGTCCCGCGCCTGATTGCCGTCCACGCCGAGGACGAAGCGCGCATCCGCGAGCGCACGCGGCTATTTGCCGGACGCACCGACCCCCACGTCCACTCTCAACTGCGCGACAACGAGTGCGCCCGCCTTGCTACCGCCCAGGCTCTAGAACTCTCGCGGCGCTACCGCAGGCGCCTGCACATCCTGCACCTGTCGGCGGCCGAAGAACTGGCATTGCTGAGAGCCGACAAACCCGCCTGGGTGACGGCCGAAGTGATCCCGCAGCATCTGTTTCTTTCGACGGCCGCCTACGACACGATCGGCATGCGCGCCAAGCAAAACCCGCCCCTGCGCTCGGAAGCCGACCGCCAGGCGATGTGGGCGGGGTTGCGCTCGGGGCTCATCGATTTTGTCGCCACCGACCACGCCCCGCACCTGCTGAGCGAAAAGGACCGCGATTACGCAGAGGCCCCGGCCGGGATGCCCGGTGTCGAGACTTCGCTGCCCTTGATGCTCACGGCCCTCGCGCGCGATGAGGTGAACTTCGCGCAGATCGTCCGCTGGATGAGCCGGGGGGCGGCAAAAGCCTACGGCATTCCCAACAAAGGCTCGCTGCGGCCCGGTTTCGACGCAGACCTGGTGCTGGTAGATCTGGAAAGTTACGAGCCGGTGCGCGCCGAGCGCATGGCGAGCAAGTGCGGCTGGAGTCCTTTTGAAGGCTGGTCGCTCACCGGCTGGCCGGTGCTCACGGTGGTGGGCGGCCGGGTGGCCTTCGAAGCGGGGGAGGTGCAGACCGACACCCGTGGCAGCGCCCTTAGCTTTCAGCCGCCGGAATTCTGACTACGAAGATATTGACCTCGGGCGTCTCGCCGTAATAAAGCTTCATTGCCCCCGGCCCGGGCAGCTTTAACCACAGCTCACCCTCGGTCGCTTCGCGGGGCACCAGTTCTTTTGGCACCAGGGTCGTCCGCGCCGCATCCACCGAACGCACCGGCAAGCCGGCCCCTTCGTCGGGGCCGACAAAAAAATAATCCGGCCCCACTTTTTGGGGCAGCGGCACCGCCCCGGGGTTGAAAATGCGCACCGTCA
Protein-coding sequences here:
- a CDS encoding dihydroorotase, whose translation is MPHPPQYADEALMNGDGLLTGSLLLRDVRMVLDDGSLYAGDLLCQGGLIQAMDRALNSPTDRVIDGGGRVLLPGVIDPQVHFREPGKEYKEDLQTGSWACARGGVTSFLEMPNTSPPTTTVERLEDKLARAASKCVVNYGFFAGATADNIEALQQSAGLSCGVKIFMGASTGDLLVDDPVALERIFKEVPRLIAVHAEDEARIRERTRLFAGRTDPHVHSQLRDNECARLATAQALELSRRYRRRLHILHLSAAEELALLRADKPAWVTAEVIPQHLFLSTAAYDTIGMRAKQNPPLRSEADRQAMWAGLRSGLIDFVATDHAPHLLSEKDRDYAEAPAGMPGVETSLPLMLTALARDEVNFAQIVRWMSRGAAKAYGIPNKGSLRPGFDADLVLVDLESYEPVRAERMASKCGWSPFEGWSLTGWPVLTVVGGRVAFEAGEVQTDTRGSALSFQPPEF
- a CDS encoding DUF6887 family protein, translating into MTDKELYEYVKSHRNDTNAWEAFRMRMHERPSITLPPGDNTPLSRVWEALHSLKSQSEESH
- a CDS encoding DUF6888 family protein, with the protein product MSPAPEQLLAFFLRCRELTERYNRPIEVIVIDSDDSICITAGYSQRQTGPKDTVYIEITPQGQVTLYGTREDD
- a CDS encoding NAD(P)H-dependent glycerol-3-phosphate dehydrogenase gives rise to the protein MRIAVLGGGAWGTTLAGLAAAQDHQVRVWSRSGALSLGEVLAQAEAVFSCLPMAAVAGAIDQVLALGLPAGAIVLNATKGLDRRTARPASSLWQARFADHPLVVLSGPNLAAEIRAGLPAATVVASADGQAAGRIQQCLASERFRVYTSADWRGVELGGVLKNVIAIAAGVSDGLGLGANAKAALITRGLAEMIRVGTHWGGLAETFYGLSGLGDLLTTCNSPLSRNYQVGFGLGKGQPLEAVLEHLQGTAEGVATAAILAEYARRSALEVPITEQVCAVLDGLRPPTEALAALMTRRLREEGGG